In Kocuria turfanensis, a single genomic region encodes these proteins:
- a CDS encoding amidohydrolase has protein sequence MTTTVPEVPTALRDNLHELYRHLHRSPELSMQEHATAELIRARMEALGCETFRCGDTGVVAVLRNGEGPVVGFRADTDALPLAEDTGLDYASTARGTLPDGTEVPVMHACGHDTHITSAIGAATLLAGDRDAWAGTVVFLFQPGEETAEGARAMLDDGLWDRAPRPEVVYGQHVWPGRAGQVEISTGPAMAMADSWRVTVHGRGGHGSRPEDTIDPVVLAAHMVVRMQSIVSREVPAQQSAVITIATFHAGLKENIIPPTAVFTVNVRNLDRAVREKVLAALRRVILAEADASGAPAPDIEELYTFPLLVNDPAETAALKQALGAALGEGNVLDRPAQMGSEDFGHLPDAIGVPGVYWFFGGTPDDVLDGGKPVPTNHSPFFAPVMEPTLTTGVTAAVTAILSRVGIAR, from the coding sequence ATGACCACCACCGTTCCCGAGGTCCCCACCGCGCTCCGCGACAACCTGCACGAGCTCTACCGCCACCTGCACCGGAGCCCGGAGCTGTCCATGCAGGAGCACGCGACCGCCGAGCTGATCCGCGCCCGCATGGAGGCACTGGGCTGCGAGACGTTCCGGTGCGGGGACACCGGCGTCGTCGCCGTCCTGCGCAACGGCGAGGGGCCTGTCGTCGGCTTCCGCGCGGACACGGACGCCCTGCCCCTGGCCGAGGACACCGGCCTCGACTACGCCTCCACGGCCCGCGGCACCCTGCCCGACGGCACCGAGGTGCCGGTGATGCACGCGTGCGGCCACGACACCCACATCACCAGCGCGATCGGCGCCGCGACCCTGCTCGCCGGCGACCGCGACGCGTGGGCGGGCACGGTCGTGTTCCTCTTCCAGCCCGGCGAGGAGACCGCCGAGGGCGCCCGCGCCATGCTCGACGACGGGCTGTGGGACCGGGCACCGCGCCCGGAGGTCGTCTACGGCCAGCACGTGTGGCCGGGGCGCGCCGGGCAGGTGGAGATCAGCACCGGCCCGGCCATGGCGATGGCCGACAGCTGGCGGGTCACGGTGCACGGGCGCGGCGGGCACGGCTCCCGTCCCGAGGACACGATCGACCCTGTCGTGCTGGCCGCCCACATGGTGGTGCGGATGCAGAGCATCGTCTCCCGCGAGGTGCCCGCCCAGCAGTCCGCCGTCATCACCATCGCCACCTTCCACGCGGGACTGAAGGAGAACATCATTCCCCCGACGGCGGTGTTCACCGTCAACGTCCGCAACCTCGACCGCGCGGTCCGGGAGAAGGTGCTCGCCGCGCTGCGCCGCGTGATCCTCGCGGAGGCCGACGCCTCGGGCGCACCGGCCCCGGACATCGAGGAGCTCTACACCTTCCCCCTGCTCGTCAACGACCCCGCGGAGACGGCCGCGCTCAAGCAGGCGCTCGGGGCCGCCCTGGGCGAGGGAAACGTGCTGGACCGTCCCGCCCAGATGGGCAGCGAGGACTTCGGGCACCTGCCCGACGCCATCGGGGTGCCCGGCGTCTACTGGTTCTTCGGCGGCACGCCCGACGACGTGCTCGACGGCGGGAAGCCGGTGCCGACCAACCACTCGCCCTTCTTCGCCCCGGTGATGGAGCCGACCCTGACCACGGGCGTGACCGCCGCGGTCACGGCGATCCTCTCCCGCGTAGGCATCGCCCGATGA
- a CDS encoding amidase, which translates to MTARADTSLLELSARELSAAIRQRSVSAREVLEAHYARIDAVNPAVNAVVTQVREAAYAAAARADERTVVTPPDELPPLHGVPMTHKDTHAVRGIRTTSGSPVFAEHVPDHDDLIVARFRAAGVISTGKNNVPEFAAGSHSFNELFGTTHNPYDRTRSAGGSSGGAAAAIASRIQPLGDGSDMGGSLRNPASFCNVVGFRPSTGVLPLAPSPDAWAWLGRSGPIARSVDDVVLAMSVLTGPDPRVPLACPVERAAFRTLAAEDLPEPDARPLAGVRIGLTTDFGVGVPVEAEILDVLREQARVFEQIGAVVEEAVPDLRDADEVFDVTRAFDMAVNLRTVVAEHREQVKPEVVWNVEKGLALTGPQLMDAALARTRLHEATQAFFGAYDLLLCPTAQVLPFPSEERWLRTVTGMPMQTYVEWLRSATLISATGCPAVSVPGGFSPGGLPVGLQLVAAHGRDVELLRAARAYDIATRHAERAPVL; encoded by the coding sequence ATGACCGCCCGCGCGGACACCTCCCTGCTGGAGCTCTCCGCCCGGGAGCTCTCGGCCGCGATCCGGCAGCGGAGCGTGTCCGCGCGGGAGGTGCTCGAGGCCCACTACGCCCGGATCGACGCCGTGAACCCGGCCGTCAACGCCGTGGTCACCCAGGTCCGGGAAGCGGCCTACGCGGCGGCCGCGCGAGCCGACGAGCGCACCGTCGTCACCCCGCCCGACGAGCTGCCGCCCCTGCACGGGGTGCCGATGACCCACAAGGACACCCACGCCGTCCGCGGGATCCGCACGACCTCCGGTTCCCCGGTGTTCGCCGAGCACGTGCCCGACCACGACGACCTGATCGTGGCCCGGTTCCGGGCGGCCGGGGTGATCAGCACCGGCAAGAACAACGTGCCGGAGTTCGCCGCCGGCTCCCACAGCTTCAACGAGCTCTTCGGCACCACGCACAACCCCTACGACCGCACCCGCAGCGCCGGCGGCTCCAGTGGCGGGGCCGCCGCGGCGATCGCGTCCCGGATCCAGCCCCTGGGCGACGGCTCGGACATGGGCGGGTCCCTGCGCAACCCGGCGTCGTTCTGCAACGTCGTGGGGTTCCGGCCCTCCACCGGGGTCCTGCCCCTCGCTCCCTCCCCCGACGCCTGGGCGTGGCTGGGCCGGTCCGGGCCGATCGCCCGCAGCGTGGACGACGTCGTCCTGGCGATGTCCGTGCTCACCGGGCCCGACCCCCGGGTCCCGCTGGCGTGCCCGGTGGAGCGGGCGGCGTTCCGCACGTTGGCCGCCGAGGATCTCCCCGAGCCCGACGCCCGGCCCCTGGCCGGGGTGCGGATCGGGCTGACCACGGACTTCGGGGTCGGCGTGCCGGTCGAGGCGGAGATCCTCGACGTGCTTCGCGAGCAGGCGCGGGTGTTCGAGCAGATCGGGGCCGTGGTCGAGGAGGCCGTGCCCGACCTGCGTGACGCCGATGAGGTGTTCGATGTGACGCGGGCCTTCGACATGGCCGTGAACCTGCGCACCGTGGTCGCCGAGCACCGGGAGCAGGTGAAGCCCGAGGTCGTGTGGAACGTCGAGAAGGGCCTGGCCCTCACCGGCCCGCAGCTCATGGACGCCGCCCTGGCCCGCACCCGCCTGCACGAGGCGACCCAGGCGTTCTTCGGCGCCTACGACCTGCTCCTGTGCCCCACTGCCCAGGTGCTGCCCTTCCCCTCCGAGGAGCGCTGGCTGCGCACGGTCACCGGTATGCCGATGCAGACATATGTCGAGTGGCTGCGCTCGGCCACGCTGATCTCGGCCACGGGCTGCCCCGCGGTCTCGGTGCCGGGCGGGTTCAGCCCGGGCGGGCTGCCGGTCGGGCTGCAGCTGGTCGCCGCGCACGGCCGGGACGTCGAGCTGCTGCGTGCCGCCCGCGCCTACGACATCGCGACACGCCACGCGGAGCGGGCGCCCGTGCTCTGA
- a CDS encoding GIY-YIG nuclease family protein, translating into MPITSCPLTLSTPLQAEPGRERGVYSWWLDTARYPTPEAAGLLQLPDVPRLVHASGRAELLYVGRARRNLHQRIVGQHLRRTRSSALRRTLLAVLLPGGPSWRQGAALDGRGRVVLDEAQEQRLTDWIQEHLLLGWAVCATKDDVDALERRWIAEHRPVLNTDGTDHGAQLTALKETFRAGLPRRS; encoded by the coding sequence GTGCCAATAACGTCATGCCCTCTTACACTTAGCACCCCGCTGCAAGCGGAACCGGGCCGGGAGCGCGGTGTCTACTCCTGGTGGCTGGACACCGCCCGCTATCCCACCCCCGAGGCGGCCGGTCTGCTGCAGCTGCCGGACGTGCCGCGGCTGGTGCACGCCTCCGGCCGGGCCGAGCTGCTCTACGTGGGCCGGGCCCGCCGCAATCTGCACCAGCGCATCGTGGGCCAGCACCTGCGGCGCACCCGGTCCTCGGCGCTGCGGCGCACGCTGCTGGCCGTCCTCCTGCCGGGCGGCCCGTCCTGGCGGCAGGGCGCGGCCCTGGACGGGCGCGGCCGGGTGGTCCTCGACGAGGCGCAGGAGCAGCGGCTCACGGACTGGATACAGGAGCACCTGCTCCTGGGCTGGGCGGTCTGCGCGACGAAGGACGACGTCGACGCGCTGGAGCGGCGGTGGATCGCCGAGCACCGGCCGGTGCTGAACACGGACGGCACCGACCACGGCGCTCAGCTGACCGCGCTGAAGGAGACTTTCCGCGCGGGCCTGCCGCGGCGTTCCTGA